One genomic window of Deltaproteobacteria bacterium includes the following:
- a CDS encoding zinc-ribbon domain-containing protein — MRIECPHCGYSKEIPKDRVPETARSAKCPNCGKRFPFSMADAKAPLPESSSRADVEASVSGSISSSTLSAASGERDTLIRKESASSPEGREEPVSERVEAIPTRQDVLPWDELEVAPSEHADLDEESETETSGSTPWEDSAQTNLLSSLFDTARQALLTPGSFFSQMNPEGTYGYPISFALLLSFVGFFFQFLWGILFNSDLIIRVLAALQLSPDTISAGVVVGTAVMVPVLMLALLAGLFIQSAILHICLLILRGANAPFLGTFKVMSYSSAASVFLIIPFLGSFVAFVWGLVLMVIGVSRVHSIGIGKSVLAILLPFILLIVLCIMLFLTFQILV, encoded by the coding sequence ATGCGTATCGAGTGCCCACATTGTGGCTATTCGAAAGAAATACCGAAAGATCGTGTTCCCGAGACGGCCCGCAGCGCCAAGTGTCCGAACTGCGGGAAACGGTTTCCCTTCTCGATGGCGGATGCGAAAGCGCCATTGCCTGAGTCCTCTTCGAGAGCGGATGTGGAGGCTTCGGTTTCCGGTTCTATTTCTTCCTCGACCCTTTCCGCCGCATCCGGCGAAAGAGACACCTTAATCCGGAAGGAGTCCGCTTCGAGTCCCGAAGGACGAGAAGAGCCTGTTTCTGAACGAGTAGAAGCGATTCCCACCAGACAGGACGTCCTTCCCTGGGACGAGTTGGAGGTGGCCCCGTCCGAGCACGCGGACCTGGATGAAGAATCCGAAACGGAAACGTCCGGCTCCACACCGTGGGAGGATTCGGCCCAGACCAATCTGCTGAGTTCACTGTTCGATACCGCGCGACAGGCCCTCTTGACTCCAGGCAGTTTCTTTTCACAAATGAATCCGGAAGGCACTTACGGCTATCCGATTTCCTTCGCCCTGCTGCTGAGCTTCGTCGGATTTTTCTTTCAATTTCTCTGGGGGATCCTATTTAATTCCGACTTAATCATCCGAGTGTTGGCCGCTCTGCAGCTGTCCCCCGACACTATTTCCGCCGGGGTGGTCGTTGGAACGGCCGTAATGGTGCCCGTGCTGATGCTGGCGCTCTTGGCGGGCCTGTTTATTCAGTCCGCCATTCTGCATATTTGTTTGCTGATCCTTAGAGGCGCCAATGCGCCCTTCCTAGGTACGTTCAAAGTGATGTCATACTCGAGCGCGGCCTCTGTCTTTCTAATCATACCTTTCCTAGGCAGCTTTGTGGCCTTTGTCTGGGGTTTGGTATTAATGGTGATAGGGGTATCTCGAGTTCATTCCATCGGAATAGGGAAGTCCGTCCTGGCTATTTTGCTTCCCTTTATCTTGCTTATTGTTTTATGTATAATGCTTTTTTTGACTTTTCAGATTTTGGTGTAG
- a CDS encoding branched-chain amino acid aminotransferase, with protein MEIKLTKAPEGHMPRPESDDKLGFGKYFTDHMFMMDYHVDKGWYDPRIVPYGSIELDPAAVVLHYGQQVFEGAKAYRGKNGGIYLFRTEKNLDRMNRSTVRLCMPQVPVDFLMEAHKELILLDKEWIPHKAGCSLYIRPTMIATDAFLGVKPAKKYLFYTIIGPVGAYYPEGFKPTKMYVSTDHVRAVRGGVGETKTGGNYAASLFAAEAAMKKGFTQVLWLDAIEKKYVEEVGTSNIFFLFEDELATPPLGGTILPGITRDSVLQLTRSWGLKVSERPISMDEVVNALNSGKLKEVFGTGTAAVISPVGSFCYLEKEYSVAGGTTGELSKKLYDTLTGIQYGELEDPFGWVHRIG; from the coding sequence ATGGAGATTAAGTTAACGAAAGCTCCTGAAGGGCATATGCCGCGTCCTGAAAGCGACGATAAGCTGGGTTTTGGGAAGTATTTTACGGACCACATGTTCATGATGGACTACCACGTCGACAAGGGTTGGTATGACCCCCGGATCGTGCCCTACGGGTCCATCGAGTTGGATCCGGCCGCCGTGGTGCTGCATTATGGACAGCAGGTATTCGAGGGAGCCAAGGCCTATCGCGGCAAGAACGGCGGTATTTACCTGTTTCGAACCGAAAAGAACCTCGATAGGATGAATCGTTCCACGGTTCGCCTTTGCATGCCGCAAGTGCCGGTTGATTTCTTGATGGAGGCGCATAAGGAGCTTATCCTCTTGGACAAGGAGTGGATCCCGCACAAAGCTGGGTGTTCGTTGTATATCAGACCGACAATGATCGCCACGGACGCCTTCCTGGGGGTGAAGCCCGCCAAAAAGTACCTGTTCTATACTATCATCGGTCCGGTGGGCGCGTACTATCCGGAAGGATTTAAACCTACCAAGATGTATGTCAGCACGGATCACGTGCGAGCGGTGCGCGGTGGTGTTGGAGAGACCAAGACGGGTGGAAATTACGCTGCGAGTCTTTTCGCGGCCGAAGCGGCCATGAAGAAAGGCTTTACTCAGGTTTTATGGCTGGACGCCATTGAAAAGAAATACGTGGAAGAGGTCGGCACCAGCAATATCTTCTTCCTGTTTGAAGACGAGTTGGCTACGCCCCCTCTCGGGGGGACCATTCTACCGGGAATCACCAGAGACTCGGTACTCCAATTGACGCGAAGCTGGGGCTTGAAGGTGTCTGAAAGGCCGATCAGCATGGATGAAGTCGTCAATGCATTGAACTCCGGAAAGCTCAAAGAGGTGTTTGGAACCGGAACAGCCGCCGTCATTTCTCCCGTAGGTTCCTTCTGTTATCTTGAGAAAGAATACAGTGTGGCCGGCGGCACAACGGGTGAGCTTTCGAAAAAACTCTACGACACCTTGACGGGTATACAGTATGGCGAGCTGGAAGACCCGTTTGGGTGGGTACATCGCATCGGTTGA
- the recR gene encoding recombination protein RecR, which produces MNPYPPHILNLVKSLSRLPGIGEKSAMRMAMHMLDMPEEHLKNLARDIGELRERIKLCSVCCNLTESQPCAICRNPGRDESIICVVETPGDLMAIEKSGCFRGRYHVLHGSLSPLDDVGPDKLKIKELLERLNNNVINEVILATNPTPEGDATASYLLDRIRGLDVTVSRIGFGIPVGGDLKFSDAVTLKSSLECRRHMYMLKDCTPAND; this is translated from the coding sequence ATGAATCCATATCCGCCTCATATTCTGAACCTGGTGAAAAGCCTCAGCCGCCTACCTGGTATCGGGGAAAAGTCGGCTATGCGAATGGCCATGCATATGCTGGATATGCCGGAGGAGCATTTAAAGAATCTGGCGCGCGACATTGGAGAGCTTCGAGAACGGATTAAACTGTGCTCCGTGTGCTGCAATCTTACGGAATCCCAACCGTGCGCCATCTGCCGGAACCCGGGCCGGGATGAATCCATAATCTGCGTGGTGGAGACTCCGGGGGACTTGATGGCGATAGAAAAGTCCGGCTGTTTTCGCGGTCGATATCACGTGCTGCATGGATCACTCTCGCCTTTGGATGATGTGGGTCCGGATAAATTGAAGATCAAGGAACTGCTTGAACGCTTGAACAACAACGTCATAAACGAGGTGATTTTGGCCACCAATCCTACCCCGGAAGGTGATGCAACGGCGTCGTACTTACTGGATCGGATTCGCGGGCTTGATGTCACCGTCAGCCGCATCGGTTTTGGAATTCCCGTTGGGGGAGATTTGAAGTTTTCCGATGCGGTTACATTAAAAAGTTCTTTGGAGTGCAGAAGACACATGTACATGCTCAAGGATTGTACGCCTGCTAATGATTGA